aaaaacctgaaaacaatGACCAGATCTGTTTCTCTGCAAACTATAACATTGTGAACAACTTTGATGTGCCCAATTGCACAACTCAGTCAAATTCTTCATCCATGCATATAGCCCTGGAATGCAACTGCTCTAAGGAAGatcctttctgctttctccagTCTTTGTCCTCAATTTAAAACCTAAGCAACAATTTCAGGCTTGAGTACAAGTGAATCATTGTAAGGAGATAATAGGTCAGATTTATGTTAATATTTACTTAATCATACCCAATTTATTTTGAAGTTATAAGTGCCAGACTAGTTCCTTTAAGCATTCCTACTGCACCGATATATAACTGACACATTTGCCCTAATCTTCCCACAATACACTTGTGTGTGTATTTAATACTGGTACTGTGGGCTTCCTggcatttcagtatttcagtccTGCTGAGATCAAGGGTACTTTTGATGTCAGGCAATATCTGCCTCTAGATCAAAGGCTGTGCTACTgaatacagctttaaaataaagtttcttaGTTCTTATTCTTGTCAAGGGTAAAGTCAACacctaaaaataaaaggaaagcaaaaaatctGGAATTAAGTTATTTTTTGTCAATTTTACTTTAGAAAACTTTCTGAAATCAGCAGGCAGAAAAGACTCCCAGGCACAACTATTTCATAGGGTTCCAGTATCCAAAAACCTGTAACAGAAAAACATACTGTACCACCACCTCAGTGAGACTATTCATGACAATAAGCAACAGGGCCAACATGCGGAAGAGCATTCATATATTTAATATAGCTATCTAATATAAATTAAGATACCTGAAGCCAAACTCTGCAACAGCAGTGGATGTGGCAGCGCAGTAAGACTGGAAGGGGGATTATTTTAACAACACGTGATGAACAGGGCTAGGGAACTGATCTGGTTTTAATAACCGtgctacagaagaggaagggatcAGTGATTTTTAAACCTGATCTTTGTGAGTCAGTGTGTTAAAACGATCACACCAGTACAGTTGACAGAGAGCAGCAAGGCAGCATGAAGACACAAAAGCAGGAGCAGAGTGCAGAAATAAGTAGGCAGAGCACAGAAATGTTCCACTAAGGGATGTGCTTGAACCTCCTGGAGAGGGCTCTAACCATCACagcctctgtgaaagcagtgAAGAGCTTCCCTTTTTGATAGTTAACAAGTACTGCAGCACCCCTCATAGCAGTCTCAGTCCTATTAGGTAGGTACAAATGGGTTTCAGTATGATCAGCTCTACAGATGAAATATGCTTGCTGATTAGTTCATTTATTCAAATTAGTCCATTCAAAGATCCAATTCAGTTTCTCTTGGAAGATAAGTGACAATCATCAGCTGAAACAAATCAAGCTGAAGGCAGAATAAATTCTAAATAACATAGTCTTGCTTTACTTGGACAGTAAAGATTCATAGCACGTACCCATACTATCACTGACTTCATAGGGAAACCatctattaaaaatacaacaGTCAAAAAATGAGTACCGCTGTGTTAGGAACAGAAAGATTTCTGTGGAAAGAGTCAAAGCTGAATCATCtgctgaaactgaagaaaaattacaacatcTGGATACTTAGAAAGGTCCCTGAAGACAAATCAAACGAAAATCTGTTGAAAGTAAAAACAGTTGATCAGAAGCTTTAAAATACATCAACTTCACTTGACACTCAGTTAGAAATACCCAGCCAAAACCGAGTAAAAGTGAGCAAAATTAGTTGGAAAGAGTATCCAGACTTACATATAATGAGCccaaaatattttccaggaaACCAGGGAGACGAGCTTTAGCAAGTTTGCAATTGGCTAGCATGAGTGAACTGAATCAAAAAACTTGAGCCAGGGTGTGTGGAAATCTAGAGAAACAACTTAAGACATTAGCTACTGCAAAAATCAACTGATGGGATTGGTCAGAACTTGGGCAAAATTGGACACCTGCAGCACAACAAAGTAGAAAAGTGCTTTCAGAGGACCCAGCTAAGAGATTTCATGAGAACTACCTGCTCAGTGGTCTCCAACACCTATGCAATGCTGTCTCTTCCAGCATCACTCCACATAACATCTAGAAGCCAGATGTTTGAGTGACAGCTTCCAGCACAGAAGCATGCTAGCTATGAAATCAGGGAATGGGAAGGACACTACTGAAACAAAGATCTCTCATCTACTTCATGTTAAATATTACAGTAAGGGAGGACAAGGTGCTACAGTTAAGTGCCAAAACAAGAACAGTGGCCACTACTAAAGCACATACTTTGTTAAGTGATCTGTTAGTCAAGCGCAGGCATATAGTTTTCCCTTATCAAATAagcttccttttaattttagtTAACAGATTATACCAGAACAATTCTTCAGTGTCAGCACAGCATCAATGACCTAAACCTGAACTCAGCAGATAAAGAATGAAACTATTAGATGCTGACTTCACTGGCATATACAGATTTTCTACAGACTGCTTACTGCTTTCTCTTGTAGCTAGGGAACGCAGCACTGATTTGTAGAATCCTAGTTAGTTCAAGTTAACATCTAGAATTTCAGTATCTGAAGGGGTGCCAAATTTACATTTGCTAGTATTGGATAATATAATAAATTTCAACCCTTGCCCGATTTTACTGCATTTCTCCCTTATGTATAACCATCTCCCCACCCCACAGCTCACCACTTTCGTGGCCAGATTTaccagggaaagaagaaaagacctCTGAAGGCCAGTGCATCCCTCTACCTCCTCCCAATGATCTCCCCCAAAATGCTACAGCTCTGGTTCATCCAGAGGGCCACGAAGACTGAGCCCAGACCGCTGCACTCGCTGCTTCCAGCCACCTGAGCATGCTGCCGAGATGTTGCAAGACCagtgcagctcctgcagctgcctttcttcttcctcccctagAGGTAGTGTTGGGGAAAAACCTCCAGGGAAAAGTTAAGATCTTGTTACCGCTGACTCACAGAATATGTACTCCAGAGCAACATGGATCTGTAGTGCACTACTGAAAAGAGTGCCAGTTTAGGACGTGCTGATCCAAGCACACTCAATTTAAAGTGAGCAGAAATAATGAAACTCAGCATCAAATAAAACATCACTTCTGTTTTTCATCATTTACTAACAcgtaaaaaataaaagctgtttttcctATATATGTCTGCCTAAGTTTCTCTTTGAAGTCCTCTATCTATCATTGCTTATCTGCTTTGATATAACTTGCAATGCTTCATCAGAGCACTTCTAGATCACGGTTTTTCCAGTTTAGGTTTCCAATCTGAGGGGAAGAATTACACCCTGTTCATTTATGAAACAGTGCGTAATTATTCAGTGTCTTACTGAGGGCTTCATTCACAGTTTAATTCCCTCATTAGTATTCCCTGAGCACACTAAATCTTTTTAGCACTTGTATATGTGCATACACCAAAACTGAGAAACTGTATACTTATATCACCTTTTTAATTTcaactcattttcctttcttgctttcagcTGATCTACAGAGTTGTCCTGTTCTCAAGGACTATTAACTTGCAAATATTGTATAGGAATGAATTTAACACTAAAGTTCAAGTACAGTTAAACTTTTTGTCACTTCTGCATTCCATTCAACATTAAGTTTCTAGGTGTACTTGgaggagaacaacaacaaaaataagaaaaacgcATACAGTCCAGAAAGGCTCCAAAGGAgcgccacaaagatgatcaaagggctggagaacccaGCCTATGAGGAAAGACCGAAGGAGTTAcgtcttttctccctggagaagagaagacttgGGGGGCATGTCATCACAGTACTCCAGTACctaaagggcagctacaaagaaaACGGAGGCTCTCGCTTCACAAGAAGCCACATGGAGAAAACAAGGGACAACAGGTACATGTTGCACCAGGAGACATCTCAATACAAGAcgttttttacagtgagaacaatcattcactaGAACAACCTCCTCAGGGACATGGCatagtccccatcactggaggttctcaagatgtgattggacagggtgctagctaatctcatctaggcttcctttcccatgaaaggttgaaccagatgatctttcaaagccccttccaacctgggctgctCTACAGTTTGATGATTCTGAGCCTAAGAACACCTCATTTGCATTCCTGTAGCAGCATATCTTGGAAAAcgcatctcctttgttttctgccACTTTTATTGCAGTAGGATTATTTCAACTTTCAGCATCATCTGAAAATTTGTTTCCTAATACCAACCTCTGCAGAAGATACAACAGTTCTGATCAGTTTCCCATATCTTTATCACTTAGTTTGATATACTATTAGGATAACCCATTGTATACCCAAGTATGATCTCTTCCTGCAGTGCTTATACCTGCTTTTTCCTGCCCACTCCTTAAAAAGTATCCTATTTTACTGAAGTCTACTTGATAGTTTATACTATAAAGATTTCAATCTTGTCAAATTTCATTTGATAGCTAGAAGTAACAGATGTGCAGATCTActgtaaaaagttattttcttaaaaaaaaattaaactagcTTAAACAAATCATGTTGCTGATATCTCGGTGAATTCCATTCTCCATTTCTCAGCTCAAAAGCAAAGTTCTCATTCCCCACCAGCAAGGCCTGAAGCAACTGCCATATCCCATTATGTATAATATGGCCACTAAATAGTTTAAATATGAACAGATGAAATAGCAAGCAAAGCTCCTGCCACTACAAGAGGTGTTACTAGTTCACCAGTCAGTGCTCCAACACCTCGCCAGAGATTGTAGTAATCCTGGCCAGCCTCCATGTGCAGGAAGTACATTATCAAGATTTAAGTGATCTTCAAGAATAATGGACAGAAGTGAAACTTCCTAAACTTTTAAGTCTGAAAATACTGACTGGCCCTGGCTTCAGTTCTGTACATCAAGAAATAGATACTAGAGACCTAGGACTAGTGCAGTTAAACCGTTTAAATTTACCTTCCAACAGCAAGATTGCAGACTTGGTGTGCCCCCTTTGAGATAAACTACAGAAATAATCATTCCTAACACATAGGAACACTTCATAACAAGTCTAAATATTTCCTCCTCTCAACAAGGATCTCTTGTATCCTCCCTCTGTTGTTTACACCCAGAAAATGGATTCTAGATGAAAGTAGATAAATATCAGAAATATCAAGACCAGTTATACATATTTGACATAAATAGCATGCTTCAATAATGACATGCAATATCGTTAAAAGCTCTTACATGGCATTTCTTCTGTCTTTAGAAAACACAGATGTATTATCTACAACTTAGATGGAAAAGAAATTCTTCTTAAAGGAGTTATCAGCCACTGATAGCAAGACTCAATAGGCATACTTACACTGCAAAATTGCTAAAAAATTGTTCTAATAAGGTCATATATTCTACAGCAAGGACAGTATTACATACCTTGTGCAAGCATGTTAAACTCCAAGAACAGTGCTATGTGATAAAGCTCCATAGCTTCTTCGGCCCTAGTCATGTTTAGTTTTCCTGCTACGAGAGCCTGAACTTCACTTAAACTGCCCACTGAAGGGCTGGAGTGCAAAACTGAGAGGTCCACCACATCTGTATACATACAGTTCAAAATGACCTTAGCATATTTTTTTGGTATGATAGATTCATCCAATATAATTCTAGTTGGAGTTCGTAGAGTTCGGTCTGTGATTTCTTCACCAGTTCGTATCCTCCTCTGCAGCAAGTGACGAAAAAATGGAGATCGTGATGAAATAATAGCTTTATGAGCTCTGAGCTCTTCATCTAGACAGTTCTGACTGCCACCAAAAGTTTCAACTAAGTCAGAGTTGGATGAAAAGCTAAGAACCACATCATAGTAGCACATGTAATCAAACAGTGCACGCATGTCAACATCTAAGGAATTTGGTGTTCCAAATTCTTCACTAAGCTGCACAAGGATATCAACATTTTGGAATCTTGAATCCTCCATTCCAAACTCGCCTGTATAAAGGTAGTGTAACAAAGCTGAAAACATAGGCATATCTATGCCAGCTGTGTTAATATCCATTATTATTTCTGCCCCATACTCTGGTGAGGAAGAAAGCAGCGTCTTAAAAAATGGACATCTTGCTGCCAATATCGCACGATGCACAGGAAAACAAGTTTCTTGAAATATTAAGTCTACATCGGTACAATATTTGTACTGATAAAGTTCAGCCATGTCTTTTTGTAGCGTTCTGGCTTCTGGTCTTGCCAAATTAGCTTGTAGATAAAGTTCCTTCAAGGCTGAAGTCCCTTCATATTCTTCTACTAATGCATTAACATCTCGGACATCCCAGCCTGAGAGGAGCTCACGCATCTGCTTGGCATGATCAGCAGATCGGCTAGATTTCCGACGTTTAATGAATTTCTTTTTGAGGGTGGCAAGGccagaggttttctttttcttgtcttgagGTTTTTCATGGCCATGGTCAAGACTATACAGCTTTGATTCACAGCCATAACCTTGATGAGAGTAGGATGATGTCCCTgaaggcaaaaaggaaaatggaacacATTTAGTCTTTAAATTTAAAGGGAAGGTCCATAACACCTAAACAGTCCATCAATGTCTCTAAGTTACACAGGTTTTCCTTCTCCTCAGATCACATAATTCAACAAGTTGGAAACCTGACTGAAGCCTTCTCTGGCcattcagaacaaaaataatttctttttgcatctacaacatttatactttttttttttttatcaaatgtACTCAATTTTAAGCGCCAAGCAGTGCCAGTTGATGTAGCTCTGTAGCACATGGAACACTCACCTAAGCAGGAGAACACTGTGGTCATAATGCTACAAGTATCATTGTATTAACTATAGGAAGTGACAAATACAgcctttttaaaaacttgtatgTTCTCAGTGAACTAGTAGCACCTCCCCCCCTCCaccttcaaaatgtttttcaaattctgttCTTCTAGCATTAAGTGTCATTTCAACAAGAAAAGCATACCTGACATCAGATAGTTATCACAGtcacaagaaaaatggaaaaagagaacaCAGTACCAAAACATTCAGGGAAATTGAGGacaatgaattaattttcaaTGCAAATTTAACAAGAAAGTAAAAATCCTGTCATATGATAATCAAGTAATGCCAAAAGTCAAACATACAAAATGGGCTCCTTTCCACAGAACTATAGATCATAATTTGTGCGTACACCCCATTTAAAAGAATATGGAGAATGAAAGTTTTACTGTATTATTAAAGATGTCCTTTGAACAGCGCATTATACAATTAAAGTATACATATAATTATTTGTCCCCTCAAAAATTACTTATAGGGAAGTTATGTTATGAATGAAACATGTCATGAAACGAAAAACGGATTCCCCTCAACATTATCTGTGTTACATACCTGACCTGTTCTGCTAAACAAACCTTTGCTGATTGTCAGTTTGAGCCTACTATACAGTAACACTGACAGcaatttaataagaaaaagaagaatcaaTCTGCATTTCTAGAAGTAATGGAAAACCGAAGTagtgttttaataaaaaagtagTTAAAAGCCATAGTTTAAACAGAAGCATGACTCTCACATTAAAGGGTTCTTTTCTAATTTAACTTTATTTACAGAATTTTCACTCTAAGCCAGATGGTGAAAAACCTCAGacatgacaggaaaagaaaaaaaacgtaCACAAACCCAACTGCTTCCAGACAAAAGAAGAAACCAGAAAATTTGCAAGTGGTATACAGATTAATAACAATTGCAGGTTCATCTGAAATAGTATTTGTCCATTTTCTGATGGGAACAGTTAACAATTGTTAAAAATTCCGTTAGTACACTTCTGTAGCTTCACTACTTGTTGTCTTTTTTGGGTCTTTAAGTTCAAAGCACATCCAACCACCAGAGTTTTTGGGGCTTTTATAACTTGTTCTATCATTGCTTTCTCACAGTTCCATTTGTTCCAGGTAGATTTGATGTGATGCTATTTTGCTATGCTATTTTGACAGTGATGTTATGGGCCGGTCTGTCAAAACAGAGTGCTTTTAGCTACCATGTTATTTCAGGTAAGCATTTCTTGAACTTTGAGAGACAGGAACAATTCAAAGTTGTCTTTGAGAGCACGGCAACTGTAGCAATCTAAGATTCTGTAAACTGTTTTATTATTTAAGCCTCAATAATTTTAAGTAACCTTATGCATTGGCTTTTATGCCAAGCTAATTAAAACTCCCCCAAATCACGCAACAAAATGGTTTTATGATTCATCTATAAGTGAAAACTTTGGGAAGGAACTTTGCTTTCTTTGAGGAAAGCCCTCTAACCATTTCATCCATGCTACATTAAATTTTGCTTGATCAGGCAACGTGTTATTAAGCATACTGAaattttaagacattaaaaaatatcaatttaaatGAAGAGAACAGCAGTAACTCAAGACTACTTCAACAAAGAGGTTGTGCTGCAATATCCACCATAAAAATTCCTCCCATGTGCTATACTAGGTATTACAATAAAAAAGTAGAGAGTCAGTCTCCTGCTGATACAGACAAGCCTAGAATTTCTGCTCCATTTAAAGACTATCAATTACATGTCACAATAAAAGTATAACTACACTTTGGTCACTCTATAATGATACATTCTCCTCCAAGAGAACATGCCAGCTCATTTCTATTTGAAGTATTTTGGATTCTAATTGCAAATTTGAGTATGCAGAATATTCTCTTACATTCTGCTAAAGAAAAACTAGGACACCACAAGTctcaatttctttctttcctgaaggCTGCCGTGAGGTATTACTTGCACATGAATCACCATAAGATACTAAAACACCATTCAAACCTTGTGTAC
This region of Accipiter gentilis chromosome 25, bAccGen1.1, whole genome shotgun sequence genomic DNA includes:
- the BTBD7 gene encoding BTB/POZ domain-containing protein 7 isoform X5 is translated as MGANASNYPHSCSPRVGGNSQAQQTFIGTSSYSHQGYGCESKLYSLDHGHEKPQDKKKKTSGLATLKKKFIKRRKSSRSADHAKQMRELLSGWDVRDVNALVEEYEGTSALKELYLQANLARPEARTLQKDMAELYQYKYCTDVDLIFQETCFPVHRAILAARCPFFKTLLSSSPEYGAEIIMDINTAGIDMPMFSALLHYLYTGEFGMEDSRFQNVDILVQLSEEFGTPNSLDVDMRALFDYMCYYDVVLSFSSNSDLVETFGGSQNCLDEELRAHKAIISSRSPFFRHLLQRRIRTGEEITDRTLRTPTRIILDESIIPKKYAKVILNCMYTDVVDLSVLHSSPSVGSLSEVQALVAGKLNMTRAEEAMELYHIALFLEFNMLAQDFRLICLQGPF
- the BTBD7 gene encoding BTB/POZ domain-containing protein 7 isoform X3, which translates into the protein MGANASNYPHSCSPRVGGNSQAQQTFIGTSSYSHQGYGCESKLYSLDHGHEKPQDKKKKTSGLATLKKKFIKRRKSSRSADHAKQMRELLSGWDVRDVNALVEEYEGTSALKELYLQANLARPEARTLQKDMAELYQYKYCTDVDLIFQETCFPVHRAILAARCPFFKTLLSSSPEYGAEIIMDINTAGIDMPMFSALLHYLYTGEFGMEDSRFQNVDILVQLSEEFGTPNSLDVDMRALFDYMCYYDVVLSFSSNSDLVETFGGSQNCLDEELRAHKAIISSRSPFFRHLLQRRIRTGEEITDRTLRTPTRIILDESIIPKKYAKVILNCMYTDVVDLSVLHSSPSVGSLSEVQALVAGKLNMTRAEEAMELYHIALFLEFNMLAQGCEDIIAESISLDTLIAILKWSSQPYGSKWVHRQALHFLCEEFTQVMTSDVFYELSKDHLLTAIQSDYLQASEQDILKYLIKWGEHQLMKRIADREPNLLSGTAHSVNKRGVKRRDLDIEELREILSPLLPFVRIEHILPMNSEVLSDAMKRGLISTPPSDMLPTSEGGKSNAWLRQKNAGIYVRPRLFSPYVEEAKTDKIDHQAQVSRTGQKNFNKIFFCRN
- the BTBD7 gene encoding BTB/POZ domain-containing protein 7 isoform X4 is translated as MGANASNYPHSCSPRVGGNSQAQQTFIGTSSYSHQGYGCESKLYSLDHGHEKPQDKKKKTSGLATLKKKFIKRRKSSRSADHAKQMRELLSGWDVRDVNALVEEYEGTSALKELYLQANLARPEARTLQKDMAELYQYKYCTDVDLIFQETCFPVHRAILAARCPFFKTLLSSSPEYGAEIIMDINTAGIDMPMFSALLHYLYTGEFGMEDSRFQNVDILVQLSEEFGTPNSLDVDMRALFDYMCYYDVVLSFSSNSDLVETFGGSQNCLDEELRAHKAIISSRSPFFRHLLQRRIRTGEEITDRTLRTPTRIILDESIIPKKYAKVILNCMYTDVVDLSVLHSSPSVGSLSEVQALVAGKLNMTRAEEAMELYHIALFLEFNMLAQGCEDIIAESISLDTLIAILKWSSQPYGSKWVHRQALHFLCEEFTQVMTSDVFYELSKDHLLTAIQSDYLQVTCNAEYSWSCLKRGK